A DNA window from Streptomyces canus contains the following coding sequences:
- a CDS encoding Gfo/Idh/MocA family protein: protein MTRKTVRIAMNGVTGRMGYRQHLVRSILAIREQGGLDLGDGTVLWPEPILVGRREHALKALAEQHGIEHISTDVDAVLADPTVDIYFDAQVTSARQEAIKKAIAAGKHIYTEKPTATGLEGALELARLANEKGIKHGVVQDKLFLPGLLKLKRLIDGGFFGRILSIRGEFGYWVFEGDWQTAQRPSWNYRAEDGGGIVVDMFPHWEYVLHELFGRVKSVQALTATHIPQRWDENDKPYDATADDSAYGIFELEGGAIAQINSSWAVRVNRDELVEFQVDGTEGSAVAGLRNCRVQHRSATPKPVWNPDIPATEVFRDQWQEVPDNAEFDNGFKAQWELFLKHVYADAPYQWDLLAGARGVQLAELGLKSSAEGRRFDVPEISL from the coding sequence GTGACACGCAAGACGGTGCGTATCGCCATGAACGGTGTGACGGGGCGCATGGGCTACCGCCAGCACCTCGTCCGCTCGATCCTCGCGATCCGCGAGCAGGGCGGTCTCGACCTGGGCGACGGCACGGTGCTGTGGCCCGAGCCGATCCTGGTGGGCCGCCGCGAGCACGCCCTGAAGGCGCTGGCCGAGCAGCACGGCATCGAGCACATCTCCACCGACGTGGACGCGGTCCTCGCCGACCCGACCGTCGACATCTACTTCGACGCCCAGGTCACCTCCGCCCGCCAGGAGGCGATCAAGAAGGCGATCGCGGCGGGCAAGCACATCTACACGGAGAAGCCCACCGCCACCGGCCTGGAGGGCGCCCTGGAGCTGGCCCGTCTCGCCAATGAGAAGGGCATCAAGCACGGCGTCGTCCAGGACAAGCTCTTCCTCCCCGGCCTGCTCAAGCTGAAGCGCCTCATCGACGGCGGCTTCTTCGGCCGGATCCTCTCGATCCGCGGCGAGTTCGGCTACTGGGTCTTCGAGGGCGACTGGCAGACCGCCCAGCGCCCCTCGTGGAACTACCGCGCCGAGGACGGCGGTGGCATCGTTGTCGACATGTTCCCGCACTGGGAGTACGTGCTCCACGAGCTCTTCGGCCGGGTGAAGTCCGTCCAGGCCCTCACCGCCACCCACATCCCGCAGCGCTGGGACGAGAACGACAAGCCGTACGACGCCACCGCCGACGACTCCGCCTACGGCATCTTCGAGCTCGAGGGCGGCGCCATCGCCCAGATCAACTCCTCCTGGGCCGTCCGCGTCAACCGCGACGAACTCGTCGAGTTCCAGGTCGACGGCACCGAGGGCTCCGCCGTCGCCGGTCTGCGCAACTGCCGCGTCCAGCACCGCAGCGCCACCCCCAAGCCGGTCTGGAACCCCGACATCCCCGCCACCGAGGTCTTCCGCGACCAGTGGCAGGAGGTCCCGGACAACGCCGAGTTCGACAACGGCTTCAAGGCCCAGTGGGAGCTCTTCCTCAAGCACGTCTACGCCGACGCCCCCTACCAGTGGGACCTCCTGGCCGGCGCCCGCGGCGTCCAGCTCGCCGAACTGGGCCTGAAGTCCTCGGCCGAGGGCCGCCGTTTCGACGTACCGGAGATCTCGCTGTGA
- a CDS encoding Txe/YoeB family addiction module toxin, with protein sequence MRDIRFTSYGWDDFVYWATTDPKMCRRLAKVIDDCRRDPFAGIGKPEPLKGDLSGFWSRRINDEHRLVYAVEEKAVVVIKARYHYS encoded by the coding sequence GTGAGGGACATCCGTTTCACGTCCTACGGATGGGACGACTTCGTGTACTGGGCGACGACCGATCCGAAGATGTGCCGCCGTCTGGCGAAGGTGATCGATGACTGCCGACGCGATCCCTTCGCCGGAATCGGAAAGCCGGAACCGTTGAAGGGTGACCTGTCGGGGTTCTGGTCCCGCCGGATCAATGACGAACACCGCCTGGTGTACGCAGTCGAAGAGAAGGCCGTCGTGGTCATCAAAGCCCGCTACCACTACAGCTGA
- a CDS encoding LacI family DNA-binding transcriptional regulator: MTVTLADVAARAQVSPATVSRVLNGNYPVAATTRERVLRAVDELDYVLNGPASSLAAATSDLVGILVNDIADPFFGIMAGAIQSEIGGPGGRAGGERLGVVCNTGGSPERELTYLTLLQRQRAAAVVLTGGAVEDAPHKAAMSAKLRKLADAGTRIVLCGRPPAPETGAFALTFDNRGGGKELTEHLIGLGHRRLGYIAGPEERTTTRHRLEGHRAALEAHGITEDPRWTVHGRYDRRSGYEATLELLRRDPSLTAVVAANDSVALGACAALRDSGLRIPDDVSVAGFDDLPFSIDAVPALTTVRLPLAEAGARAGRIAMGREEPPPGGIATVRGELMVRGSSGVPRA, from the coding sequence ATGACGGTGACCCTGGCGGACGTGGCGGCCCGCGCCCAGGTCTCCCCCGCGACGGTGTCGCGCGTGTTGAACGGGAACTACCCCGTGGCCGCGACCACACGTGAGCGGGTGCTGCGGGCCGTGGACGAGCTGGACTACGTGCTCAACGGTCCGGCGAGCTCGCTCGCCGCCGCCACCTCGGATCTGGTCGGGATCCTCGTGAACGACATCGCGGACCCCTTCTTCGGGATCATGGCCGGTGCGATCCAGTCGGAGATCGGGGGGCCGGGCGGGCGCGCGGGCGGTGAGCGGCTCGGGGTCGTCTGCAACACGGGGGGCTCTCCGGAGCGGGAGCTGACGTATCTCACCCTGCTGCAGCGGCAGCGGGCGGCGGCGGTCGTCCTGACGGGCGGGGCGGTGGAGGACGCGCCGCACAAGGCCGCGATGTCCGCCAAGCTGCGCAAGCTCGCGGACGCCGGCACGCGGATCGTGCTGTGCGGGCGGCCGCCGGCGCCGGAGACCGGGGCGTTCGCGCTGACCTTCGACAACCGGGGCGGGGGCAAGGAACTCACCGAGCACCTCATCGGGCTCGGGCACCGGCGGCTCGGGTACATCGCGGGGCCGGAGGAGCGCACGACGACCCGGCACCGGCTGGAGGGGCACCGGGCGGCGCTTGAGGCGCACGGGATCACCGAGGACCCGCGGTGGACCGTCCATGGCCGCTACGACCGGCGGTCCGGGTACGAGGCCACGCTGGAGCTGCTGCGGCGGGATCCGTCGTTGACGGCTGTCGTGGCCGCGAACGACTCCGTCGCGCTGGGCGCGTGCGCGGCCCTGCGGGACTCCGGGCTGCGGATTCCGGACGACGTGTCGGTCGCCGGGTTCGACGACCTGCCGTTCAGCATCGACGCGGTGCCTGCCCTGACGACGGTGCGGTTGCCGCTGGCGGAGGCGGGGGCCCGGGCGGGGCGGATCGCGATGGGACGGGAGGAGCCGCCGCCCGGGGGGATCGCGACGGTTCGGGGGGAGCTGATGGTCCGGGGGTCTTCTGGGGTTCCTCGGGCTTGA
- a CDS encoding RICIN domain-containing protein: protein MPRIGQRRSTTRRLLHGITRTLLPLTVLAGVTTAMAAPASAATPTLTVDLGTSTGAFRGGASGALYGLYGPDVPTNNLIEGMGLTTTNTKYQDGQQHPGSDALEIAKPFTDSGGGDILIYMTDVYRANYERESYSAYQATMKTQVEQAMASPYASHIVFVPYNEPDIGWFSGMRTNSSTLAAFNSEWRQTYNFIKGIWPAARLAGPNLTSYNSFAYSGFLSYCKANNCLPDITTWHTLGSPADVRSTVDAYRAAETAAGITSPITVNLNEYAHRYHLTDPGQMVEWIAALEDEKVDGNLPYWNINGNLGDSAAAQNTPNAQWWLYNWYSSMKGGNTVKVTGAASNAAYTLQGVAGLDTAKKQARVILAGGGTSGASDTVIKNIDPAVFGSTVHVSVFQDRYSGYLGSSATPTRLSDADVAVGSDGSITVPIALDAMSAYQVIVSPGGTGSATASDATWTGTYEAENATLSGSGYNINTEGTTGHVDKFATSGTKDVGGLRTNSTTVISFPVSVPTTGDYDLSVFGSSYAKDADVKGPTNVYARVDGGASTRVDIPVGFQWVVWGHSDTTVHLTAGSHTITLATTGDNGGAAVGDAIIDKIDLRYKDASVQGTTLYEAEQANLSDSGTATYTSQGQSGAGAVNLTSGKSATFWVYSARDGYADLTTRYRNTGQAGLTVNGRTADDQTLSGATTAAWSTSTNRVYLNGGINKVKVTGTSGTLALDDLAVTPFSATDAVTIGNVVTYQAENGTLTGTAATDTTYSQANGGVVTGIGNGTANSLTLNVNAPTAGTYAMTMRYANAEELPSNHYNPDLYAEHADVSVNGGSATRVNFASTLHWNQFNDYTVPVTLAKGANSVKFTASQLYNYDGTTIGLVYSGGGSDIGQPMRSSSAPHLDQVSFAPASLHIGASTGFSSTAVAQHSSLCLEDPAQSTANGTQYQQNTCGTGQEQIFDFHPVTGTTDTYTVVNHSSGKCLDVSGLSTADGAAVQQWTCLNGTNQRFTLRAVTALGNSHDYQLVAVHSGKCVDVSTVSTAPGALVHQWTCDTGSTLTTKKNQIWRLLGKS, encoded by the coding sequence ATGCCACGAATCGGGCAAAGGCGCTCGACCACCAGACGCCTTCTCCACGGCATCACCAGGACGCTGCTCCCGCTGACCGTCCTGGCCGGCGTCACCACCGCGATGGCAGCGCCGGCCTCCGCCGCCACCCCCACCCTCACCGTCGATCTGGGCACCTCCACCGGAGCCTTCCGGGGCGGCGCCTCCGGGGCGCTGTACGGCCTGTACGGCCCGGACGTACCGACGAACAACCTCATCGAAGGGATGGGGCTGACGACAACCAACACCAAGTACCAGGACGGACAGCAGCACCCCGGCTCGGACGCCCTGGAGATCGCCAAGCCCTTCACCGACAGCGGCGGCGGGGACATCCTCATCTACATGACGGACGTCTACCGGGCCAACTACGAGCGCGAGAGCTACTCGGCCTACCAGGCGACCATGAAGACCCAGGTCGAGCAGGCGATGGCCAGCCCCTACGCGAGCCACATCGTCTTCGTGCCCTACAACGAGCCCGACATAGGCTGGTTCAGCGGCATGCGCACCAACTCGTCGACTCTGGCCGCCTTCAACTCGGAGTGGCGCCAGACCTACAACTTCATCAAGGGCATCTGGCCCGCGGCACGACTGGCAGGACCCAACCTCACCAGCTACAACTCCTTCGCCTACAGCGGCTTCCTCAGCTACTGCAAGGCCAACAACTGCCTGCCCGACATCACGACCTGGCACACCCTGGGCAGCCCGGCGGACGTCCGCAGCACCGTCGACGCCTACCGCGCGGCGGAGACCGCCGCGGGGATCACCTCCCCGATCACCGTCAACCTCAACGAGTACGCGCACCGCTACCACCTGACCGACCCCGGCCAGATGGTCGAGTGGATCGCGGCCCTCGAGGACGAGAAGGTCGACGGCAACCTGCCGTACTGGAACATCAACGGCAACCTCGGCGACTCCGCCGCGGCCCAGAACACCCCCAACGCCCAGTGGTGGCTGTACAACTGGTACAGCTCCATGAAGGGCGGCAACACCGTCAAGGTCACCGGCGCCGCGTCCAACGCCGCGTACACCCTCCAGGGCGTGGCCGGCCTGGACACGGCCAAGAAGCAGGCGCGCGTCATCCTCGCCGGGGGCGGCACCAGCGGCGCCTCCGACACCGTCATCAAGAACATCGACCCCGCCGTCTTCGGCAGCACCGTGCACGTCAGCGTGTTCCAGGACCGCTACAGCGGCTACCTCGGCTCGTCGGCCACCCCGACCCGGCTCTCCGACGCCGACGTCGCCGTGGGCTCCGACGGCTCGATCACCGTCCCCATCGCCCTCGACGCGATGTCCGCGTACCAGGTGATCGTCTCCCCGGGCGGCACCGGCAGCGCCACCGCCTCCGACGCCACCTGGACGGGCACGTACGAGGCCGAGAACGCCACGCTCAGCGGCAGCGGCTACAACATCAACACCGAGGGCACCACCGGACACGTCGACAAGTTCGCCACCTCCGGCACCAAGGACGTCGGCGGCCTGCGCACCAACTCGACCACGGTGATCTCCTTCCCCGTCTCCGTCCCCACCACCGGCGACTACGACCTGTCGGTGTTCGGCAGCAGCTACGCCAAGGACGCTGACGTCAAGGGCCCGACGAACGTGTACGCGCGGGTCGACGGCGGCGCCTCGACCAGGGTCGACATACCGGTGGGCTTCCAGTGGGTGGTGTGGGGGCACAGCGACACCACCGTGCACCTCACCGCGGGCAGCCACACCATCACCCTGGCCACCACCGGCGACAACGGCGGGGCGGCCGTCGGTGACGCGATCATCGACAAGATCGACCTGCGGTACAAGGACGCCTCCGTGCAGGGCACCACGCTCTACGAGGCCGAGCAGGCCAACCTCTCGGACAGCGGCACCGCCACCTACACCTCCCAGGGCCAGTCCGGCGCCGGCGCGGTGAACCTCACCTCCGGCAAGTCCGCGACCTTCTGGGTCTACTCCGCACGGGACGGATACGCCGACCTGACGACCCGCTACCGCAACACCGGCCAGGCCGGCCTCACCGTCAACGGCCGGACCGCCGACGACCAGACCCTCTCCGGGGCGACAACCGCAGCCTGGTCCACCTCGACCAACCGGGTGTACCTCAACGGCGGCATCAACAAGGTCAAGGTGACCGGCACCAGCGGCACCCTGGCCCTGGACGACCTGGCCGTCACCCCGTTCAGCGCCACCGACGCCGTCACCATCGGGAACGTCGTCACCTACCAGGCCGAGAACGGCACCCTCACCGGCACCGCGGCCACCGACACCACCTACAGCCAGGCCAACGGCGGCGTCGTCACGGGCATCGGCAACGGAACCGCCAACTCCCTCACCCTCAACGTCAACGCGCCCACGGCCGGCACCTACGCCATGACCATGCGCTACGCCAACGCCGAGGAACTGCCCTCCAACCACTACAACCCGGACCTGTACGCCGAGCACGCGGACGTCAGCGTCAACGGCGGCAGCGCCACCCGCGTCAACTTCGCCAGCACCCTGCACTGGAACCAGTTCAACGACTACACCGTCCCGGTGACCCTCGCGAAGGGCGCCAACAGCGTCAAGTTCACCGCCTCGCAGCTCTACAACTACGACGGCACCACCATCGGTCTCGTCTACTCCGGCGGCGGCAGCGACATCGGGCAGCCCATGCGCTCCAGCTCCGCACCCCACCTCGACCAGGTCTCCTTCGCCCCCGCGAGCCTGCACATCGGCGCCTCGACCGGCTTCTCCTCCACCGCGGTCGCCCAGCACAGCTCGCTCTGCCTCGAAGACCCCGCCCAGTCCACCGCCAACGGCACCCAGTACCAGCAGAACACCTGCGGCACCGGCCAGGAGCAGATCTTCGACTTCCACCCCGTAACCGGCACGACCGACACCTACACCGTGGTCAACCACTCCAGCGGCAAGTGTCTGGACGTCTCCGGCCTCTCCACGGCTGACGGGGCCGCCGTCCAGCAGTGGACCTGCCTCAACGGCACCAACCAGCGGTTCACGCTGAGAGCGGTGACCGCGCTCGGCAACAGCCACGACTACCAGCTGGTCGCCGTGCACAGCGGCAAGTGCGTCGACGTCAGCACCGTCTCCACCGCGCCCGGCGCCCTCGTCCACCAGTGGACCTGCGACACCGGGAGCACGCTGACCACCAAGAAGAACCAGATCTGGCGCCTGCTCGGCAAGAGCTGA
- a CDS encoding dihydrodipicolinate synthase family protein, translating into MTIRLPDFKGGFRAYEPRKEPFAATPGTPFTSRTVFSAAHVVADPFADSTPDSPAAVDWDATLAFRRHLWSHGLGVAEAMDTAQRGMGLDWAGAAELIRRSAAEATSVGGLIACGVGTDQLTGPATLDEVRAAYEEQLALVEESGAQAILMASRALAAAAKSPEDYLEVYGHLLRQSAEPVVLHWLGPMFDPALEGYWGSSDLDAATDTFLEVIAAHPDKVDGIKVSLLEAQREIDIRRRLPQGVRCYTGDDFNYPELIAGDDQGFSHALLGIFDPLGPLAAEAVRVLDTGDAKGFRELLDPTVELSRHLFQAPTRFYKTGVVFLAWLAGHQSHFTMVGGLQSARSLPHFARAYELADGLGLFPDPKLAEERMKNLLSLYGVNQ; encoded by the coding sequence GTGACCATCCGACTTCCGGACTTCAAGGGGGGATTCAGGGCCTACGAGCCCCGCAAGGAACCCTTCGCCGCCACCCCCGGCACCCCCTTCACCTCCCGTACGGTCTTCTCGGCGGCGCACGTCGTCGCCGACCCGTTCGCCGACTCCACACCGGACTCCCCGGCCGCCGTCGACTGGGACGCCACCCTGGCCTTCCGCCGCCACCTGTGGTCGCACGGGCTCGGGGTCGCCGAGGCGATGGACACCGCCCAGCGCGGAATGGGCCTGGACTGGGCGGGCGCGGCCGAGCTGATCCGCCGCAGCGCCGCCGAGGCCACGTCGGTCGGCGGCCTCATCGCCTGCGGTGTCGGCACCGACCAGCTCACCGGCCCGGCGACCCTGGACGAGGTCCGGGCCGCCTACGAGGAGCAGCTCGCCCTCGTCGAGGAGTCCGGCGCCCAGGCCATCCTGATGGCCTCCCGGGCCCTCGCGGCGGCCGCCAAGAGCCCCGAGGACTACCTCGAGGTCTACGGCCACCTCCTGCGCCAGTCCGCCGAGCCGGTCGTCCTGCACTGGCTGGGCCCGATGTTCGACCCGGCGCTGGAGGGCTACTGGGGGTCGAGCGACCTGGACGCCGCCACGGACACGTTCCTCGAGGTCATCGCGGCCCACCCCGACAAGGTGGACGGCATCAAGGTGTCGCTCCTCGAGGCGCAGCGTGAGATCGACATCCGCCGCCGGCTCCCGCAGGGCGTCCGCTGCTACACGGGCGACGACTTCAACTACCCCGAGCTGATCGCGGGTGACGACCAGGGCTTCAGTCACGCCCTGCTCGGCATCTTCGACCCGCTGGGCCCGCTCGCGGCCGAGGCGGTCCGCGTCCTGGACACCGGTGACGCCAAGGGCTTCCGCGAACTCCTCGACCCCACCGTCGAGTTGTCCCGCCATCTCTTCCAGGCACCCACCCGGTTCTACAAGACGGGCGTGGTCTTCCTGGCCTGGCTGGCCGGCCACCAGTCGCACTTCACGATGGTCGGCGGCCTCCAGTCGGCCCGCTCCCTCCCGCACTTCGCGCGCGCCTACGAACTCGCCGACGGCCTGGGCCTGTTCCCGGACCCGAAGCTGGCGGAGGAGCGGATGAAGAACCTGCTGTCCCTGTACGGGGTGAACCAGTGA
- a CDS encoding DUF1963 domain-containing protein, translating to MTPDEMRERLGPFRDKALARGIPAEDVERWMGTARPCATLAEDGDGPVVGRFGGPLMLPVGTPHPFHPFVASIDLAALPAGATDLPLPPDGHLLLFAYPENFGDGDNMGNVVYVPAGTAVEERDKEGWAWFENDDEYQEVFAQFPQETLRATVDVSLPYHYWVEIPEEPRWVSLPGHPRSQELAAVWAETHDDIAAAGRLRLGGYADQEAVDTDPVGTAMTCALREAEAGRREPVSDDLADWVLLAEWNPWIDGLEGATVRWSIQRADLAARRFDRAFTTVFRNP from the coding sequence ATGACTCCTGACGAGATGCGAGAGAGATTAGGGCCCTTCCGTGACAAGGCGCTCGCGCGCGGGATACCCGCCGAGGACGTGGAGCGGTGGATGGGCACCGCCAGGCCCTGCGCGACGCTGGCCGAGGACGGGGACGGGCCGGTGGTGGGGCGGTTCGGAGGGCCGTTGATGCTTCCGGTCGGGACACCGCACCCCTTCCACCCCTTCGTCGCGTCCATCGACCTCGCGGCCCTGCCCGCCGGCGCGACGGATCTTCCGCTGCCGCCCGACGGTCACCTGCTGCTGTTCGCCTATCCCGAGAACTTCGGCGACGGGGACAACATGGGCAACGTGGTGTACGTCCCGGCGGGGACCGCCGTGGAGGAGCGGGACAAGGAGGGGTGGGCCTGGTTCGAGAACGACGACGAGTACCAGGAGGTCTTCGCGCAGTTCCCGCAGGAGACGCTCAGGGCGACGGTCGACGTCTCGCTGCCGTACCACTACTGGGTCGAGATACCCGAGGAGCCCCGCTGGGTATCGCTGCCCGGGCATCCGCGCTCCCAGGAACTGGCCGCGGTGTGGGCCGAGACCCATGACGACATCGCCGCCGCGGGGCGGCTCCGGCTCGGCGGGTACGCCGACCAGGAGGCCGTCGACACCGACCCCGTGGGGACGGCGATGACCTGCGCGCTGAGGGAGGCGGAAGCGGGCCGTCGCGAGCCGGTGTCGGACGACCTCGCGGACTGGGTGCTGCTCGCCGAGTGGAATCCCTGGATCGACGGTCTGGAGGGCGCCACCGTCCGCTGGTCGATCCAGCGCGCGGACTTGGCGGCACGACGCTTCGACCGCGCGTTCACGACGGTGTTCCGGAATCCGTAG
- a CDS encoding DUF4253 domain-containing protein, producing MVFSLPDGLPSGRFEQRGPSEVWFSDGLPDDAEELWADLLRQAAVTGLYPHLCWPKDPPRPADPAAADAVRLDEVLAADFAEYRRKRLPFWSDPGPSELPEDVEPWPHGPGPPFERWPGLAPAGPGGGDGPGAEEAAARAVADLLYTEPFAASFVLALVPARRSADVPAVMGWSHGGPLPLLGALLRSWEDRFGARVVAAYGGELHVSVARPPLDQADAERLALEHVLSTADNIVDDPPTPFPEYAHELVGRTEWRFWWD from the coding sequence ATGGTCTTTTCGCTGCCCGACGGGCTGCCTTCGGGGCGGTTCGAGCAACGGGGGCCGTCGGAGGTTTGGTTCTCCGACGGACTGCCGGACGATGCCGAGGAGTTGTGGGCGGATCTGCTGAGGCAGGCTGCCGTCACCGGGCTGTACCCGCACCTGTGTTGGCCCAAAGACCCTCCGCGGCCCGCGGATCCGGCCGCCGCCGACGCCGTACGGCTCGACGAGGTCCTCGCGGCCGACTTCGCCGAGTACCGGCGCAAGCGGCTGCCGTTCTGGTCCGACCCCGGCCCCTCTGAACTGCCGGAGGACGTCGAGCCCTGGCCACACGGTCCGGGGCCGCCGTTCGAGAGATGGCCGGGGCTCGCGCCCGCCGGCCCGGGCGGCGGCGACGGGCCGGGAGCAGAGGAGGCGGCGGCCCGTGCGGTCGCCGATCTCCTGTACACCGAGCCGTTCGCGGCGTCCTTCGTGCTCGCCCTCGTCCCGGCCCGGCGCTCCGCCGATGTCCCCGCGGTGATGGGCTGGTCCCACGGTGGCCCGTTGCCGCTGCTGGGCGCCCTGTTGCGGAGCTGGGAGGACCGATTCGGGGCCCGGGTGGTGGCCGCGTACGGCGGTGAGCTGCATGTCTCCGTCGCCCGGCCGCCCCTCGACCAGGCGGACGCCGAGCGGCTCGCGCTCGAGCATGTGCTGTCCACCGCGGACAACATCGTGGACGACCCGCCGACGCCCTTCCCGGAGTACGCGCACGAACTGGTCGGGCGGACGGAGTGGCGGTTCTGGTGGGACTGA
- a CDS encoding class I SAM-dependent methyltransferase: MTTATYDDHADWYNDYMSPSSAGDFIDRVHTTLGHLLGPGEGICLDVCCGTGAHAAPAAALGWTPVGVDLSRGQLRHAGHRLPVVVGDATALPLADASVPAAMCVLASTDVPDYAAVLREIARVLTPGGRFVHLGVHPCFIGAFADWSDGTRIVLDERYADRTRTLDSWNPAGVRARVGAWHIPLADLLNATLAAGLRLELTTETGSGGIPNLFGFAAVKARH, encoded by the coding sequence ATGACGACAGCGACGTACGACGACCACGCGGACTGGTACAACGACTACATGTCGCCGTCCTCCGCCGGGGACTTCATCGACAGGGTGCACACCACGCTCGGGCACCTGCTGGGTCCGGGCGAGGGAATCTGCCTGGACGTCTGCTGCGGCACCGGCGCGCACGCGGCCCCGGCGGCGGCACTCGGCTGGACACCGGTCGGCGTCGACCTCTCACGCGGCCAACTCCGGCACGCGGGCCACCGGTTGCCGGTGGTGGTCGGCGACGCGACGGCCCTCCCGCTGGCCGACGCTTCGGTCCCCGCCGCGATGTGCGTCCTGGCGAGCACGGACGTCCCCGACTACGCCGCAGTCCTGAGGGAGATCGCCCGCGTACTGACCCCCGGCGGCCGGTTCGTGCACCTCGGCGTCCATCCCTGCTTCATCGGCGCGTTCGCCGACTGGAGCGACGGGACGAGGATCGTGCTGGACGAGCGGTACGCCGACCGCACCCGCACCCTCGACTCATGGAACCCGGCCGGGGTGCGCGCCCGCGTCGGCGCCTGGCACATCCCGCTGGCCGACCTGCTCAACGCCACGCTCGCGGCGGGCCTGCGCCTGGAGCTGACCACCGAGACCGGGTCGGGCGGGATCCCCAACCTGTTCGGATTCGCGGCGGTGAAGGCCCGCCACTGA
- a CDS encoding sugar phosphate isomerase/epimerase family protein: MTDLSRFSINQMTVKQLSMPELVEACGQLGVVNVGLWREPVQTYGLEATAKLVRDAGLTVTTLCRGGFFTAIDADERAAALDDNRRAVDEAATLGTDTLVLVSGGLPAGSKDLHGARERIADALSVLGPYAEEHGVKLAIEPLHPMYASDRCVVSTLTQALDLAERFPAQQVGVTVDTYHIWWDDNAPAQIARAGAGDRIHTFQLADWTTPLPEGVLNGRGQIGDGAIDMREWQRYVEAAGYTGAIEVELFNDALWARDGREVLTETAERFVAHTL; the protein is encoded by the coding sequence GTGACCGACCTGTCCCGCTTCTCCATCAACCAGATGACGGTCAAGCAGCTGTCGATGCCGGAACTCGTCGAAGCATGCGGCCAGTTGGGCGTCGTCAACGTCGGACTGTGGCGCGAGCCCGTCCAGACGTACGGCCTCGAGGCGACGGCCAAGCTGGTCCGTGACGCGGGCCTCACGGTCACCACCCTGTGCCGCGGCGGCTTCTTCACGGCGATCGACGCGGACGAGCGGGCCGCGGCGCTGGACGACAACCGCCGCGCGGTCGACGAGGCGGCGACGCTGGGCACCGACACCCTGGTGCTGGTCTCCGGCGGCCTCCCGGCCGGCTCCAAGGACCTGCACGGCGCCCGCGAACGCATCGCGGACGCCCTGTCCGTCCTGGGCCCGTACGCGGAGGAGCACGGGGTGAAGCTGGCCATCGAGCCGCTGCACCCCATGTACGCCTCGGACCGCTGCGTGGTCTCGACGCTCACCCAGGCCCTCGACCTGGCGGAGCGCTTCCCCGCCCAGCAGGTCGGCGTCACGGTGGACACGTACCACATCTGGTGGGACGACAACGCGCCCGCGCAGATCGCCCGCGCGGGCGCCGGCGACCGTATCCACACCTTCCAGCTCGCGGACTGGACGACCCCGCTGCCGGAGGGTGTGCTGAACGGCCGCGGACAGATCGGCGACGGCGCGATCGACATGCGGGAGTGGCAGCGGTACGTCGAGGCGGCCGGGTACACGGGCGCGATCGAGGTCGAGCTGTTCAACGACGCGCTGTGGGCCCGGGACGGCCGCGAGGTGCTCACCGAGACCGCCGAACGGTTCGTGGCCCACACCCTGTGA
- a CDS encoding DinB family protein — translation MTATDTGTDLRLYLQDARDSLLLKLDGLSEYDVRRPLTPTGTNLLGLVKHLTGAEAIYFGETFGRPLPGAQPLWITGAAEPNADLWATPEETREQIVDGYRRACAHADETLESLPLDTLGRVPWPPHSELTLRRILIHMIAESHRHVGHADVVRELVDGSVGQRAEGDNMAPGDGDWWERYRNRVEEAARKAGGR, via the coding sequence ATGACCGCAACAGACACCGGCACCGACCTTCGCCTCTACCTCCAGGACGCCCGCGACTCCCTGCTCCTGAAGCTCGACGGCCTCTCCGAGTACGACGTCCGCCGCCCCCTGACCCCGACCGGCACCAACCTCCTGGGACTGGTCAAGCACCTCACCGGTGCCGAGGCGATCTACTTCGGCGAAACCTTCGGCCGGCCGCTCCCCGGGGCCCAGCCCCTGTGGATCACCGGCGCCGCCGAACCGAACGCCGACCTCTGGGCGACCCCCGAGGAGACGCGCGAGCAGATCGTCGACGGCTACCGCCGGGCCTGCGCCCACGCGGACGAGACCCTCGAGTCCCTTCCCCTGGACACCCTCGGCCGCGTCCCCTGGCCCCCGCACTCCGAGCTCACCCTCCGCCGCATCCTGATCCACATGATCGCCGAGAGCCACCGTCACGTCGGCCACGCCGACGTCGTACGCGAACTCGTCGACGGGTCGGTGGGGCAGAGGGCGGAGGGGGACAACATGGCGCCGGGGGACGGGGATTGGTGGGAGCGGTACCGGAACCGGGTGGAGGAGGCGGCGAGGAAGGCGGGCGGGCGCTGA